From a single Nocardioides panacis genomic region:
- the purB gene encoding adenylosuccinate lyase → MTVPNVLATRYAADDLVRIWSPEHKIVLERQLWIAVLKAQRDLGVDVPDGVVEAYEAVVDQVDLASIAARERVTRHDVKARIEEFCALAGHEHIHKGMTSRDLTENVEQLQIKASLGLVRDRVVAALARLARLAAEHESLVMAGRSHNVAAQATTMGKRFATVADEMLVALARVEDLLARYPLRGIKGPVGTAQDMLDLLDGSTDRLAELEQRVAAHLGFEQVLTSVGQVYPRSLDFDVVSALVQVVAGPSNLATTIRLMAGIELVTEGFKEGQVGSSAMPHKMNTRSCERVNGLAVVLRGYLSMVGELAGDQWNEGDVSCSVVRRVALPDAFFACDGLFQTFLTVLDEFGVFPAVVQRELDRYLPFLATTKVLMAAVRNGVGREVAHEAIKDAAVGVALAMRQGQAVNDVFDRLAADERLGLTEAQLASLVADPITFTGAAVDQVQVVVRRVGEVAKAHPEAAAYTPGDIL, encoded by the coding sequence ATGACCGTCCCGAACGTCCTCGCCACGCGGTACGCCGCCGACGACCTGGTCCGGATCTGGTCCCCCGAGCACAAGATCGTGCTCGAGCGGCAGCTCTGGATCGCCGTGCTCAAGGCCCAGCGCGACCTCGGCGTCGACGTGCCCGACGGGGTGGTGGAGGCCTACGAGGCGGTCGTCGACCAGGTCGACCTGGCCTCGATCGCGGCCCGCGAGCGGGTCACCCGGCACGACGTGAAGGCGCGCATCGAGGAGTTCTGCGCGCTCGCCGGCCACGAGCACATCCACAAGGGCATGACGTCGCGGGACCTCACCGAGAACGTCGAGCAGCTGCAGATCAAGGCCTCGCTCGGGCTGGTCCGCGACCGGGTCGTCGCGGCGCTGGCCCGGCTGGCCCGGCTGGCCGCCGAGCACGAGTCGCTGGTGATGGCCGGCCGCTCCCACAACGTCGCCGCGCAGGCCACCACGATGGGCAAGCGGTTCGCCACGGTCGCCGACGAGATGCTGGTCGCGCTGGCCCGGGTCGAGGACCTGCTGGCGCGCTACCCGCTGCGCGGCATCAAGGGCCCGGTCGGCACCGCCCAGGACATGCTCGACCTGCTCGACGGGTCCACCGACCGGCTCGCCGAGCTCGAGCAGCGGGTGGCGGCCCACCTCGGCTTCGAGCAGGTGCTGACCAGCGTCGGCCAGGTCTACCCGCGCTCGCTGGACTTCGACGTCGTCTCCGCGCTCGTCCAGGTCGTCGCCGGCCCCTCCAACCTGGCCACCACGATCCGGCTGATGGCCGGCATCGAGCTGGTCACCGAGGGGTTCAAGGAGGGCCAGGTCGGCTCCTCGGCGATGCCGCACAAGATGAACACCCGCTCCTGCGAGCGCGTGAACGGGCTGGCCGTCGTGCTGCGCGGCTACCTCTCCATGGTCGGCGAGCTGGCCGGCGACCAGTGGAACGAGGGCGACGTCTCCTGCTCCGTCGTCCGCCGGGTGGCGCTGCCGGACGCGTTCTTCGCCTGCGACGGGCTGTTCCAGACCTTCCTCACCGTGCTCGACGAGTTCGGGGTGTTCCCGGCCGTGGTGCAGCGCGAGCTCGACCGCTACCTGCCGTTCCTGGCGACCACCAAGGTGCTGATGGCCGCGGTCCGCAACGGGGTCGGCCGGGAGGTCGCGCACGAGGCGATCAAGGACGCCGCCGTCGGGGTGGCGCTGGCGATGCGGCAGGGGCAGGCCGTCAACGACGTGTTCGACCGGCTCGCCGCCGACGAGCGGCTCGGGCTCACCGAGGCGCAGCTCGCCTCGCTGGTCGCCGACCCGATCACCTTCACCGGTGCCGCCGTGGACCAGGTGCAGGTCGTCGTACGGCGCGTGGGCGAGGTCGCGAAGGCGCACCCGGAGGCGGCGGCCTACACGCCCGGCGACATCCTCTGA